The DNA sequence aaccagtgctccggcacattggctaaccgggctatctgcattgtgtcccaccacccaccacccgtcaacccctcttttacactaccgCTACTCTcagttcatcatatatgcatagtcactttaaccatatctacatgtacatactacttcaatcagcccgactaaccggtgcctgtatgtagcctcgctactgttataacCTCGTTACCTGAGgcgtggactcgagtcacatgacttgaacTCGAGTCAGACTcaagtcacaaatatgatgacttgcaactcgactttgactttaacaccaatgactcgtgacttaacttggacttgagccttatgactcgacctgacttgataccctccccaagcccaaatataAAAAATTGTGCGTGGCAGCGCAGAGGAACGTCAgcgggtgaattcagatggagcccttggaaagatgatacccaaaattattattttcagaTAGAAAGACGAagctgtatcaacaaaaaacaGATTGCAACTTGCCAAACATGCAGGAAGAAAATTACAGACGGAGGCGCAACAATTTCcaactttgttcgacatttgaagctgcacaaagaacggtaagtcgtggctaatatagccgacagctatatattttattactttactagTGTATCATGTAGGCTAACCTAACATTAAATCAATGAGcttccacacagtcagtcagtgcgggaATGTGATCActgcacccaagattgagctacaactggctaggcagttggtagcctagatcctgcctgatgttactgctgttcctaaaaccaCTGACACacgttagcctactgtaaccacagagagagagagagagagagagagagagagagagagagagagagagagagagagagagagagagagagagagagagagagagagagagagagagagagagagagagagagagagagagagtgtgtgtgttaaggttgggcGATTGTGTACAAGTGTACTGCGCCCCATAGCGATCCTTGATAGTCGATAACTATTGTGGGGGGGGTCTTTCTCATGtctacccatgtatttccatggaaatataacGTTTATTGGGAAAGgtaataaatatatacatatttttaaaagcatttatgatttgcgtaaatgtaatatactaactattactcttggtattacatttggtgaagggcacattatgacttgtttaggatTCAAAACGTCAGGTTTAGGACTTGAaacttgacttgggacttgagtgctaaAACTTaagacttacttgtgacttgtaaaacaatgacttggtcccacctctgctcgctactgttatttttcactctctttttactgttgtttttattactttacttacctattgttcacaaAATACCTTTTTTGAAcggttggttagagcctgtaagtaagcatttcactgtaaggtctacacctgtggattcggcgcacgtgacaaatgttgatttgatttgtgctAACAGTAAACAATGAGAAAACCAAACGTCATGACTCTAGACAAGGTCATGGCGTTCTGTGTGTCCTTACCTCGATGCCGTAGCGCTGGCGGATCCCCACCCTCAGGGACATGGTGGCGGGGGGGATAAGGCCGAAGCCGTCGAGCAGGGGCAGACACAGGCACTCCCCAGCCTCCCTCGCCGTTATACAGGCAAAGCAGGGGAAGCACCAGAATGCTAAGCAACCTATAAAGGGAGATAGAGGACAAGAAATGACAGTGATTTACCCATGGGATAATTTTTTATTGACATTTATTCattcaggcaagtcagttaattaagaacaaattcttatttacaatgactaccccggccaacactgggccaattgtgcaccaccttatgggactcccaatcacagccggatgtgatgcagcctggattcaaaccaggtactgtagtgacgtctcttgcactgagatgcagtatctTAGactgcagtgtcttagaccgctgcgccactcgggagctcaaACTCTAAACGAACGTGTTATGTTGTTGATTGAAACAAGTTTACCCCCCATTGAATGGAGTTGAGCGGTAACAGAGGCCTTGTTTAAAGACGATCaatatatgtacacacacaaacaggctcgtacgcacacacaaacacacacacttacacgaAAACATATCCTTGGTGCAGTCACAGATTTCGGAGCTCCATTGGTTTGAGGTAATGGCCTGAACAAAGGGCTTGGGCTGCTGGATGACCATCGTGTTTGCCATGGTGGCGTCTTCTATGAGGATTAAAAAAaagaatatatatgtatatatatttttttacagaagTCACACCAGCAGCAAATGAATATAGGGCGATGTTTCATGCTTCATAATAATGGCAACAGAACTAGTTCTCAAGATAGTTTGTGAAATTCTTCAAAACGAGTTGAAGTTATTCAAAATGCTGTATGCTCTACAGAggagcctagtgtttagagcttAGTTGTCCCCAGGCTTTACAACTGCTCCTTTGAACATGAGCGAGAAGAAGTCATAGTCCAACTCAAACTGTAAattcaacctggactcaggggtagacgtaatAGAGTAAAACTGTAAATCCATAACACTCCAATTAGTATGACATGTTAcctttcgtatggtatgtattcatttgtggatgtccgtcACCCATTTCATATTATATACTCatagaaaaaaaggttccaaaagggttcttcagctgtccccataggagacccctttttggttcctggtagaactatttttggttccaggtaaaacccttttTGAGTTCCATGTCGAACCCTCAGTGGAAACAGTTCTACAttgaacctaaaagggttctacatagaacatACGAGGGTTCTACCTgtaacctaaaagggttcttcaaagggttctcctatggggacaggcggataacccttttaggttctagatttGTTTTAAGAGTGTATGTTCCGAATTacaatttgtacaatatgttacgaattacaatttgtacagtatgttacgaatttgcaaaacatatGATACGTTACGAATTCCAACttgttgtggctaacattagctcgGTGGCTAGGGGTCTAACACTAACATTAGCTCGGTGGCTAGGGGTCTAACACTAACATTAGCTCGGTGGCTAGGGGGCTAACACTAACATTAGCTCGGTGGCTAGGGGGCTAACACTAATGTTAGCTCGGTGGCTAGGGGGCTAACACTAACATTAGCTCGGTGGCTAGGGGGCTAACACTAACATTAGCTCGGTGGCTAGGGGTCTAACACTAACATTAGCTCGGTGGCTAGGGGGCTAacactaatgttagctaggtggctaatgttagctaggctttgggttaagggttaagtttagagttAAATTAAAGAGTTATGAgataggttaaagggttaaggttaggattagggttagctaacatgctaagtagttgcaaagtagctaaaaagtagtaagtagttacTTATCCACTAAAGCGCTGAAGTTGTGATGAGATTCGAACCCGCACCCTTTGGGGTTCCTAGATGTTTGGATTATACACCCACTCACCATGACCAACCACCCTACAAGTAACcctctgtcttatgtaaccatactaTACGTAACATATTCTAATTTGAGAGTCCATGATTTATGTTTACTGTGTTACATCTAGTGAGGACCAGGCTTGTAAATGATCATTATATTCAGCAGTATGTgattcccctttccctttccctttcattCCTTATGACATacagaaaataaatacattttttaacatgtgtaaatattcaATATACGTTTGGCCAATTTTTTATATTTCAAAATAAatttgaaatataaaatatagccAAAAGATATTTCATATTTTCACAAATATTGATTTTCCGTGTAGAGGGActaagctccctggtctttgctcATAGACATAGTCATAGACATAGTCTTACCTGAGTTAGCTACAGAGAAGAGGATGGTGAAGAGGAATGCTGAGTGACTGAAACCAAGCAAGAAGTGTGGCATATGTAGGAAAGGCtcaacacgcacacgcacacacacacacctggtaatGGCTTACTGTTTCACCCATTAACTAGTCCATCCAGTTTGACTAAATAGTTGAGACTGTCAGATACAGGCTTTCCTCATAAGCCCCACACCTCAAAAGACTGACCCGACCACGACAAACTCGAAATTCTGGGGCAAGGTAATTTACTGTTATATGCATAGTTTCTCCTGGTCAGGTCATATGGTCAGGAAAACGTCAGGGCCCTAATCATTATCATCAAGCATTTTTTGTGTCCAAACAAGTTAAGCTTGACAAACCATGCAAGTTATTTTAAATTATGATATCTGGTAGCATTGAAGATATGAAGGTATGTTAGCATTGTAGTTTATCAAGATTCTTCCAAAAAGCTTGCTGTGCTACTGTTTCTCTagaacagggctctccaaccctgttcctggagaggtacagtcctgtaggttttcactccaaccctagtCTACctcacctgattctaataattagctggttgatcaGCTGCATGAGGTTAGTAACAACTgcgggttggagcgaaaacctacagagggtagttctccaggaacaacCCTGCTCTAGAATCACCTAAAATAATGTGCTATACTGTACGCAAACAGACCAGTACTAAGCTTGGCTGTCCCACTTCTTGCAAAAGTCTGGGGCCCAAAAATGTTTAACAATTAAAATATTGAAGAAATGTGTCCAGTAGCACTTTATAATAACACCAATAAGAACCATGAATCATAATTATTAAGTATTTATAATGGGTTAGTAAATAGTTGATTCATAATCTTCATTAATCTTTACTCCTACATTTGTAAATGTTAGTAAGCTAGTTATTAACACATGTATAAACCATTTTTAAAGTTTGCACTAATGATTAATAAGATAATTCATAACATGTTTAATATAGGGTTTATTAACCATTTAGTAATCATTAAGTATTTTTGTGTGGGATAATCTAAAGTGAGGtctattttaacttaatacattttttgaatggcCAGTGTAATTTTTCACAAAAAAGATAGACAATGACTCAATTCCTTTCATGTTTCCTGGAATCTGGGTTTGTTGGTTGATGGAGGTCATCTCAACCTCTAAAACATAAACCTGAGAGATAGTAGAACATCGACTGACTGCATTCCACCTCCACCTCATCTCACCCAAAGTGACGTTAAAAGAGTCACTGAGAGACAATTGTTGTTGTGGCAATAATCTAGGTAACTTCATTGTGTGCATGTTGTGCAGAATGAATACAAAGAGAAGCTGCAGTGGAAATGACCCTCTTTGTTTATTTACCCAGACTGGAAAGACCAGTTGTCAGCATCAACATGATTGTTTCTAGCTACTTTAATACAGCAGTGTGCTAAATCAGGGTGACAGAATGTTCCTTGGTcatcttaaacaaatctactttgaagcAAAGGTATACATACACCTAACACACATGGTTAGGGGCTTTACAAAGAAGCAGACACCTGTATCATGTCAGAtagagagttgaaatgtatttcaatttgagtttgcatcccaatattacactttatatacatcacagaagactgaaatgcaacaaaaccgtttgacatagaaacatttTCAAACTCGTATTTTCGGCGTGTTTTTGGAAATAAtgcaaaaaatacaaaaaaattaaaaatactaATAACATTCCACCCGTGAGGCAACTATAGAGGGCGATGTGTTCacttgactgcaggaaagggtttTAAAGCTGAGTCACCCACTTACACTGCATATCACTCATCATCCCTGTTTTTCATAATCCCTTCATTCTCCATTGTTTAAAGGGCGGAGTAAGGGagcgaaagagaggagaggtagcgagagagaggtagataatTACTTGATACATTGGAAatcatttacaaaaaaaatggaGCAAACTAGGATtctatctggccctaaacagagagttcacagtggcagaatacatgaacactgtgactgacccaaattaaggaaatctttgactatatacagactcaatgagcatagccttgctatttaGAAAGACCGccacaggctatgtgcacactgcccacacaaggaggtggaaactgagctgcacttcctgacctcctgccaaatgtatgaccatatatgacacatattttcctcagattacacagacccacaaagaattcgaaaaacaaatccaattttgataaactcccatatctattgggtgaaataccacagtgtgcaatcgcGGCAGcacgatttgtgacctgttgccacaagaaaagggaaaccagAGAAAAACatacaccattgtaaatacaacctatatttatgttgatttattttctcttttgtacttttactatttgcacatcattacaacactgtatttaGACGTGACATTAGAAATGTCTGTATTCTTTCTCTAATGTCTCTATTCTTACTTTTgtgagtaatgtttactgtacattttgtttattgtttatttcacttttgtttattatctacttcacgagagagagagagagagagagagagagagagagagagagagagagagagagagagagagagagagagaaaatatatatataaatagctCAAACCGTGTAGGTGGTTACAAACAAACAATAACTAGCCCTTGTAGGGTGTTAAAACTGAATTTGTCTACGGGTGTTAACGTAGCCTGCATGACATATCACATAGAATTATCTAGCATTCACATGCCATTGACTTCTAGAACTGCTCGAACTCAACACATCTTGACAACAGACATATCATACAGTACATGCGTGGCTCAAAACTTTACTTAGTCTTCAAGTTTTTAAATGGCCTGTTTTTTCTATAACGTCAATGGGTGACAAGCAGAAACAAGTAAAAGAGCTCTCTCTACAGACAGAAGCAGTGTACTGCAGGGCCACCCCAGACTAATCGGAATTGCGGTCCTGATTTGAGTGGTTTTCTGTTTAGATCACATGGTTAGGACATAATCCCATGCATTAGGAACATGTTTGGTGTCCAACAGGTGAATAAATCTCTTTCTATTTGTCATGACAAGAAAATCAGATGCTCCTCCTAAAGAAAACCTTCAGACACATACTGCTTAGCAGAAagtatctcaaatcaaatcaaatcaaatcttatttgtcacatacacatggttagcagatgttaatgcgagtgtagcgaaatgcttgtgcttctagttccgacaatgcagtaataaccaacaagtaatctaactaacaattccaaaactactgtcttatacacagtgtaaagggataaagaacatgtacataaagatatatgaatgagtgatggtacagagcagcataggcaagatacagtagatggtatcgagtacagtatatacatatgagatgagtatgtaaacaaagtggcatagttaaagtggctagtgatacatgtattacataaggatgcagtagatgatatagagtacagtatatacgtatgcatatgagattaataatgtagggtatgtaacattatataaggtatcattgtttaaagtggctagtgatatatttacatcatttcccatcaattcccattattaaagtagctggagttgagtcagtgtcagtgtcagtgtcagtgtgttggcagcagccactcaatgttagtggtggctgtttaacagtctgatggccttgagatagaagctgtttttcagtctctcggtcccagctttgatgcacctgtactgacctcgccttctggatgatagcggggtgaacaggcagtggctcgggtggttgttgtccttgatgatctttatggccttcctgtaacatcgggtggtgtaggtgtcctggagggcaggtagtttgcccccggtgatgcgttgtgcagacctcactaccctctggagagccttacggttgtgggtggagcagttgccgtaccaggcggtgatacagcccgccaggatgctctcgattgtgcatctgtagaagtttgtgagtgcttttggtgacaagccgaatttcttcagcctcctgaggttgcagaggcgctgctgcgccttcttcacgatgctgtctgtgtgagtggaccaattcagtttgtctgtgatgtgtatgccgaggaacttaaaactcgctaccctctccactactgttccatcgatgtggataggggagtgttccctctgctgtttcctgaagtccacaatcatctccttagttttgttgacgttgagtgtgaagttattttcctgacaccacactccgagggccctcacctcctccctgtaggcggtctcgtcgttgttggtaatcaagcctaccactgttgtgttgtccgcaaacttgatgattgagttggaggcgtgcgtggccacgcagtcatgggtgaacagggagtacaggagagggctcagaacgcacccttgtggggccgcagtgttgaggatcagcggggtggagatgttgttgcctaccctcaccacctgggggcggcccgtcaggaagtccagtacccagttgcacagggcgaggtCGAGACccagcttgatgacgagcttggagggtactatggtgttgaatgccgagctgtagtcgatgaacagcattctcacataggtattcctcttgtccagatgggttagggcagtgtgcagtgtggttgagattgcatcgtctgtggacctatttgggcggtaagcaaattggagtgggtctagggtgtcaggtagggtggaggtgatatggtccttgactagtctctcaaagcacttcatgatgacggaagtgagtgctacggggtggtagtcgtttagctcagttaccttagctttcttggggacaggaacaatggtggcatGTGGgaaccggccagctggtctgcgcatgctctgagggcgcggctggggatgtcttactcacctcggctgcagtgaaggagagtccgcatgttttcgttgcaggccgtgtcagtggcactgtattgtcctcaaagcgggcaaaaaagttattaagtctgcctgggagcaagacatcctggtccgtgactgggctggatttcttcttgtagtccgtgattgaatgtagaccctgccacatgcctcttgtgtctgagacgttgaattgagattctactttgtctctgtactgacgcttaccttgtttgatagccttgcggagggaatagctgcactgtttgtattcggtcatgttaccagtcaccttgccctgattaaaagcaatggttcgcgctttcagtttcacccgaatgctgccatcaatccatggtttctggttagggaatgttttaatcgttgctatgggaacgacatcttcaacgcacgttctaatgaactcgcacaccgaatcagtgtattcgtcaatattgttatctgacgcaatacgaaacatatcccagtccatgtgatggaagcagtcttggagtgtggagtcagcttggtcggaccagtgttggacagacctcagcgtgggagcctcttgttttagtttctgtctgtaggcagggatcaacaaaatggagtcgtggtcagcttttccgaaaggagggcggggcagggtcTTATATGCGTcgcccctggttgcgcaatcgatatgctgatgaaatttagggagtcttgttttcagattagccttgttaaaatccccagctacaatgaatgcagcctccggataaatggattccagtttgcaaagagtcaaataaagtttgttcagagccatcgatgtgtctgcttggggggggatatatacggctgtgattataatcaaagagaattctcttggtagataatgtggtcgacatttgattgtgaggaattctaaatcaggtgaacagaaggatttgagttcctgtatgtttctttcatcacaccatgtctcgttagccataaggtatacgcccccgcccctcttcttaccagaaagatgatCATCTATAGCTTATAGACTGCAGTAGTCGCAACAGCCCACTTTATCAACAATAAGAGGGTGCCTGAGCCAACGGGCATGTTTGGACCAAAAAGGACAGAACTGAACGTCTCTGATAGAGAGGAAGAAGAGCGATAAGAGAGGAACTGATGAGCACTGGCAGTGGGCTGAGACCATCTCTTGGAGTCAGGCCATAGAAATGTAATACTTTTGGCCTATTGTGTTGCCCAGATTTGCTTACTGCCAAGTGCAGTCAGTGACTGAGACTGTGTGACCTGATGATCATCAATTTCAAAGGCCCTAGAGACAAACAGGCGCCATGTCAGGGTATTGTGTTGACAAACAACACCTACCAGCTACTAGCGTCTGCGCACGTTGTCTGCATAGCCAGATGCATGTGTATTACACTGTTATTACATTAAAGTTCAGATAGGCCTCCGCTGTACGGCAAAAAAATAAAGGTACTAGGGGTATTGAACAACAACGACAAAAATTCAACATTAGTGCTTACCAAGAAAAATATGGAAGTTTTTCATTGGCAAACCATTTTGTTGGACTGTTATTACATTACCATGGTGATGTGggaggatatactgtatattaatataatattattaatatATTCTAATAATATGCCTTCCTGATAGTACTATATTAAACAATTGATTACACTAATTAAACAATTGATTAATTAGTATAATACCATGAATCAATGAAGAAGGCCCTTCAGTTTGACCTTACCTCTATGCCTCTATCACTCCCTGACAGAGGGGGCACATAGCTGATTACAGTCCAGCAGAGGAAGACAGGGACACACCCCCACCACACTGGTGGTCTTACAGGTAAAACAGACAGGCAAAACAAAAAAGGgatctttggctgtccccataggagaaccctttttggtttcaggtagaacccttttgggttccacgtagaaccTTCTGTggaaagtgttctacctggaacccgaGATAGTTCTACCTGGAGGGACAGCCAATGTACCCTTTCAGGTTCTAgctagcacctttttttctaagagtgtgtgaaggaagaagagaggacagaagactGGGTTCCTGTACAGGACTCTCTAGATCAGTGTTTACCCATCGCTCAGTCCTCTCAGATTACTGGACTGTCACGTTttacctctctgctcctcctccttacCAGGGGTTTATAGTGTAAAATGACTGAACCACATGGAGTAAACAGCAGTGGACTCACATTCCCATGAAAGCTTACAAAAAACT is a window from the Oncorhynchus keta strain PuntledgeMale-10-30-2019 chromosome 35, Oket_V2, whole genome shotgun sequence genome containing:
- the LOC118368843 gene encoding cornifelin homolog — translated: MANTMVIQQPKPFVQAITSNQWSSEICDCTKDMFSCCLAFWCFPCFACITAREAGECLCLPLLDGFGLIPPATMSLRVGIRQRYGIEGTMCNDCVYSFFCGPCTWCQMSREMKTRLQPVTLINPHVR